A genomic region of Caulobacter vibrioides contains the following coding sequences:
- a CDS encoding ASCH domain-containing protein yields the protein MTPQPLPTVALSILQPWAWLIVNGYKDIENRTWRTHRRGPILVHTGKGFDSDAHQDMLQGVHPCYDLGHLKADVHDAYRLAWEAGEIHRGGIVGGCRITGCVTDHPSWWFAGPFGFTLADQMPLPFMPLSGARGFFPATYIPPANC from the coding sequence ATGACACCTCAACCCCTACCCACCGTCGCCTTGTCGATCCTTCAGCCGTGGGCCTGGCTCATCGTCAACGGCTACAAGGACATCGAGAACCGCACCTGGCGGACGCATCGGCGCGGGCCGATCCTGGTCCACACCGGCAAGGGCTTTGACAGCGATGCTCACCAGGACATGCTCCAGGGCGTCCACCCCTGCTACGACCTTGGCCATCTGAAGGCGGACGTTCATGACGCCTACCGCCTCGCTTGGGAAGCCGGCGAAATCCATCGCGGCGGAATAGTCGGCGGATGCAGGATCACCGGCTGCGTCACGGATCACCCGAGCTGGTGGTTCGCAGGCCCGTTCGGTTTCACACTCGCCGATCAGATGCCCCTGCCGTTCATGCCCCTCAGCGGCGCGCGCGGGTTCTTCCCGGCGACCTACATTCCACCGGCGAACTGCTAA